From the bacterium genome, one window contains:
- the dacB gene encoding D-alanyl-D-alanine carboxypeptidase/D-alanyl-D-alanine-endopeptidase, whose translation MRRLSAAAAVAAVVLAATAARATEIDQRLATVLRQPGCRGAKVAALVVDAASGAELFAHDAETPLAPASNMKVLTAVAALAAFGPAHQFTTTVASDRPLDADGSVGVLALRGGGDPALTSEELWRLAADLQRRGLRRVRDGLLLDDSYFDGERWNPAWGAPSARAYHAPVSALTANYGAFSVEIAPPARAGLPARVSIDPPLPFFALSDAVRVGGDAPISVERDSDGGRERVRVGGSVRAGAAATTVQRSVTDPVRYTAALLRLQLAALGIAVEGPDRLGPLPPDYRELLAYRGQPLRDIAALLMKWSNNNIAEMLVKNLGARASGAPGSWASGIAAVRAQLAALGIEQNGLSMLDGSGLAAADRVTPRTLVSALRVARASFAFGAELAAALPIAGRDGTLAHRAGGALDRARAKTGMINGVASLSGYARAGDGRELVFSILNNESPAGDLAAVACNDAFVEALVQ comes from the coding sequence ATGCGCCGCCTGAGCGCGGCGGCGGCGGTCGCCGCCGTCGTCCTCGCGGCGACCGCGGCGCGCGCGACCGAGATCGACCAGCGCCTCGCGACGGTGCTGCGCCAGCCCGGCTGTCGCGGCGCCAAGGTCGCGGCCCTGGTGGTCGACGCCGCCTCCGGCGCCGAGCTGTTCGCCCACGATGCCGAGACGCCGCTGGCCCCGGCCTCGAACATGAAGGTCCTGACCGCGGTCGCCGCGTTGGCGGCCTTCGGTCCGGCGCACCAGTTCACCACCACCGTCGCCAGCGATCGCCCGCTCGACGCCGACGGGAGCGTCGGCGTGCTGGCGCTGCGCGGCGGCGGCGATCCGGCGCTCACCTCCGAAGAGTTGTGGCGGCTGGCCGCCGACCTGCAGCGGCGCGGCCTGCGCCGGGTGCGCGACGGCCTCCTGCTCGACGACTCGTACTTCGACGGCGAGCGCTGGAACCCGGCCTGGGGCGCCCCCTCGGCCCGCGCCTACCACGCGCCGGTGTCGGCGCTCACCGCCAACTACGGCGCCTTCTCGGTCGAGATCGCGCCGCCGGCGCGCGCCGGGCTGCCGGCGCGGGTCAGCATCGACCCGCCGCTGCCGTTCTTCGCCCTCAGCGATGCCGTGCGGGTCGGCGGCGACGCGCCGATCAGCGTCGAGCGCGACAGCGACGGCGGACGCGAGCGGGTCCGCGTCGGCGGCAGCGTCCGCGCCGGCGCCGCCGCCACCACCGTGCAGCGCAGCGTCACCGATCCGGTGCGCTACACCGCCGCCCTGCTCCGCCTGCAGCTCGCCGCGCTCGGCATCGCGGTCGAGGGTCCCGATCGGCTCGGCCCCCTGCCGCCGGACTATCGCGAGCTGCTCGCCTACCGCGGCCAGCCGCTGCGCGACATCGCCGCGTTGCTGATGAAGTGGAGCAACAACAACATCGCCGAGATGCTGGTGAAGAACCTCGGGGCGCGCGCCAGCGGCGCGCCGGGGAGCTGGGCGAGCGGCATCGCCGCCGTGCGCGCGCAACTGGCGGCCCTCGGCATCGAGCAGAACGGGCTGTCCATGCTCGACGGCTCCGGCCTCGCCGCCGCCGATCGGGTGACGCCGCGCACCCTGGTGAGCGCGCTGCGCGTCGCCCGCGCCTCGTTCGCCTTCGGCGCCGAGCTCGCCGCCGCCCTGCCGATCGCGGGCCGCGACGGCACGTTGGCGCACCGCGCCGGCGGGGCGCTCGACCGCGCCCGCGCCAAGACCGGCATGATCAACGGCGTCGCCTCGCTGTCCGGCTACGCCCGCGCCGGCGACGGCCGCGAGCTCGTCTTCTCCATCCTCAACAACGAATCCCCCGCCGGCGACCTGGCCGCCGTCGCCTGCAACGACGCCTTCGTCGAAGCCCTGGTGCAATAG
- a CDS encoding di-heme enzyme: MRRILLLAALATLAAGPAVAETPYALQLPRGFPAPNIPADNPLTWEKIELGRFLFYDTRLSGNQTFACATCHQQALAFTDGRPRAVGSTGESHPRGSMSLANVAYAGTLAWNNPGLFALETQALIPMFGEHPIELGLTGREEELFARLKADARYRRLFAEAFPGEADPVSLDAITKAIASFERTLISGNSPYDRYALGLDDNAISASAKRGEVLFFDADFGAGVFRECSHCHGGFNFTASVDHSGTIAERPMHNNALYNLRCADFGLPDIDLPQCDTTPPATQCSGTGPQAMGCYPPDNTGAYSITGKSGDMGKFKAPTLRNIAVTGPYMHDGSIATLSEVLDHYAAGGRTISDGPYAGVGAASPARGQFIVRFNLTDKQRADLLAFFDALTDQDFLTNPRFADPFQPVACPGDCSLDGTVTVNDLVAAVGVSLGDTSLALCVAADEDADGAVSVGELIRAVRSLLDGCAA, translated from the coding sequence ATGCGGCGCATTCTTCTGCTCGCTGCCCTCGCGACCCTCGCGGCCGGACCGGCGGTCGCCGAGACCCCGTACGCGCTGCAGTTGCCGCGCGGCTTCCCGGCCCCGAACATCCCGGCCGACAATCCGCTCACCTGGGAGAAGATCGAGCTCGGGCGCTTCCTCTTCTACGACACCCGCCTGTCCGGAAATCAGACCTTCGCCTGCGCCACCTGCCATCAGCAGGCGTTGGCGTTCACCGACGGCCGCCCGCGCGCCGTCGGCTCGACCGGGGAGAGCCACCCGCGCGGCTCGATGTCGCTGGCCAACGTCGCCTACGCCGGCACCCTCGCCTGGAACAACCCCGGGCTCTTCGCGCTCGAGACGCAGGCGTTGATCCCGATGTTCGGCGAGCACCCGATCGAGCTCGGCCTCACCGGCAGGGAGGAGGAGCTGTTCGCCCGCCTGAAGGCCGACGCCCGCTACCGGCGCCTGTTCGCCGAAGCGTTCCCGGGCGAGGCGGATCCGGTGTCGCTCGACGCCATCACCAAGGCCATCGCCTCCTTCGAGCGGACCCTGATCTCCGGCAACTCGCCGTACGACCGCTACGCCCTCGGCCTCGACGACAACGCCATCTCCGCCTCCGCCAAGCGCGGCGAGGTGCTGTTCTTCGATGCCGACTTCGGCGCCGGCGTCTTCCGCGAATGCTCGCACTGCCACGGCGGCTTCAACTTCACCGCCTCGGTCGACCACTCGGGCACCATCGCCGAGCGGCCGATGCACAACAACGCGCTCTACAACCTGCGCTGCGCCGACTTCGGCCTGCCCGACATCGACCTGCCGCAGTGCGACACGACGCCGCCCGCGACCCAGTGCAGCGGCACCGGTCCACAGGCGATGGGCTGCTACCCGCCCGACAATACCGGCGCCTACAGCATCACCGGCAAGAGCGGCGACATGGGCAAGTTCAAGGCGCCGACCCTGCGCAACATCGCCGTCACCGGCCCGTACATGCACGACGGCAGCATCGCCACCCTCAGCGAGGTGCTCGACCACTACGCCGCCGGCGGCCGCACGATCAGCGACGGCCCCTACGCCGGCGTCGGCGCGGCGAGCCCGGCGCGCGGCCAGTTCATCGTCCGCTTCAACCTCACCGACAAGCAGCGCGCCGACCTGCTCGCCTTTTTCGACGCGCTCACCGACCAGGACTTCCTCACCAATCCGCGCTTCGCCGACCCGTTCCAGCCCGTCGCCTGCCCCGGCGACTGCTCGCTCGACGGCACCGTGACGGTGAACGATCTGGTCGCCGCGGTCGGCGTCAGCCTCGGCGATACCTCGCTGGCGCTGTGCGTGGCGGCCGACGAGGACGCCGACGGCGCGGTCAGCGTCGGCGAGCTGATCCGCGCCGTGCGCTCGCTGCTCGACGGATGCGCCGCCTGA
- a CDS encoding EthD domain-containing protein, with the protein MLKLLFCLHRLPRLSRGEFQRYWLETHGPLVRRHAAALRIRRYVQSHAGDGALDAALQANRGALPGYDGVAELWWDSAEELAAATASPQGRAASLALLEDERRFIDLGRSTLFVATEREIV; encoded by the coding sequence ATGCTCAAGCTCCTCTTCTGCCTGCACCGCCTGCCGCGCCTGAGCCGCGGGGAGTTCCAGCGCTACTGGCTGGAGACGCACGGGCCGCTGGTGCGGCGGCACGCGGCGGCGCTGCGGATCCGTCGCTACGTGCAGTCGCACGCCGGGGACGGGGCGCTCGACGCGGCGCTGCAGGCGAACCGCGGCGCGCTCCCCGGCTACGACGGGGTCGCCGAGCTCTGGTGGGATTCGGCGGAGGAGCTGGCGGCGGCGACCGCGAGCCCGCAGGGCCGCGCCGCCAGCCTCGCGCTGCTCGAGGACGAGCGGCGCTTCATCGACCTCGGCCGCTCGACGCTCTTCGTCGCCACCGAGCGCGAGATCGTCTAG
- a CDS encoding FKBP-type peptidyl-prolyl cis-trans isomerase has protein sequence MFTRTTTVLALVLGLAAPAFSQAKLDTDEQKTIYALGVALSQSLQPYYLTPDEVKLVQQGLVDGLANKEQIDLKDYRAKLQQLAQDRAKTAAEAEKKDAQGFLDKMAKEKGAQKSESGLIFFELAPGNGESPKATDTVKVHYHGTLRDGTVFDSSKERGTPATFPLNRVIPCWTEAVQKMKVGGKAKIICPSSIAYGDRGAPPKIKPGAPLVFEVELLEIEKPAAGASGAPGAAPNPAEKPAEKPASK, from the coding sequence ATGTTCACCCGCACCACCACCGTGCTGGCCCTGGTCTTGGGCCTGGCCGCGCCGGCATTCAGCCAGGCGAAACTGGACACCGACGAACAGAAGACGATCTACGCGCTCGGTGTCGCGCTGTCGCAGAGCCTACAGCCCTACTACCTGACGCCGGACGAGGTGAAGCTGGTCCAGCAGGGACTGGTGGACGGGCTGGCGAACAAGGAGCAGATCGACCTCAAGGACTACCGCGCCAAGCTGCAGCAGCTCGCCCAGGATCGGGCCAAGACGGCGGCCGAGGCGGAGAAGAAGGACGCCCAGGGCTTCCTCGACAAGATGGCGAAGGAGAAGGGCGCGCAGAAGAGCGAGAGCGGCCTCATCTTCTTCGAGCTGGCGCCGGGCAACGGCGAGAGCCCGAAGGCCACCGACACGGTGAAGGTGCACTACCACGGCACGCTGCGCGACGGCACCGTGTTCGACAGCTCGAAGGAGCGCGGCACGCCGGCGACCTTCCCGCTGAACCGCGTCATCCCGTGCTGGACCGAGGCGGTGCAGAAGATGAAGGTCGGCGGCAAGGCGAAGATCATCTGCCCGTCGAGCATCGCCTACGGCGACCGCGGGGCGCCGCCGAAGATCAAGCCGGGCGCGCCGCTGGTCTTCGAGGTGGAGCTGCTGGAGATCGAGAAGCCGGCGGCCGGCGCGTCGGGCGCCCCGGGCGCGGCCCCGAACCCGGCCGAGAAGCCGGCTGAGAAGCCGGCCAGCAAGTAG
- a CDS encoding MaoC family dehydratase N-terminal domain-containing protein, with protein sequence MAKAFELSDEMRAQIGRESPPWTAEVTTTSVRAFARGVGYTDRVYFDVAAAQAAGYRNLPAPPTYLGTPVFIPGESDNTFSAPRAARVGVNHGLKGLLDGGTDTEYFGDICAGDTLTVVSRIAGLDVRVSPSLGKMLLMTTETVYTNQLGQRVAVQRGQAIFY encoded by the coding sequence ATGGCGAAGGCATTCGAGCTCAGCGACGAGATGCGGGCCCAGATCGGGCGCGAGTCGCCGCCGTGGACGGCCGAGGTGACGACGACCAGCGTGCGCGCCTTCGCGCGCGGCGTCGGCTACACCGACCGCGTCTACTTCGACGTCGCGGCGGCGCAGGCGGCCGGCTACCGCAACCTGCCGGCGCCGCCGACCTATCTCGGCACGCCGGTGTTCATTCCCGGCGAGTCGGACAACACCTTCAGCGCGCCGCGGGCGGCGCGGGTCGGCGTCAACCACGGTCTCAAGGGGCTGCTCGACGGCGGCACCGACACCGAATACTTCGGCGACATCTGCGCCGGCGACACGCTGACCGTGGTGTCGCGCATCGCCGGCCTCGACGTTCGCGTCAGTCCCTCGCTCGGCAAGATGCTGCTGATGACCACCGAGACCGTGTACACCAACCAGCTCGGCCAGCGCGTCGCGGTGCAGCGCGGCCAGGCCATCTTCTATTGA
- a CDS encoding EVE domain-containing protein, whose translation MNYWLMKSEPGTYSWADLQRDRRTVWDGVRNFQARNNLRAMRPGDLALFYHSVNERSIPGVARIASAPYADPKAPDWTVVDVEPVHALKTPVTLERIKAEPALREMVLLRQSRLSVQPVRKAEFDAIVKIGGRQR comes from the coding sequence ATGAACTACTGGCTGATGAAATCGGAGCCCGGCACCTACAGTTGGGCCGATCTGCAGCGCGACCGCCGCACGGTCTGGGACGGCGTCCGCAACTTCCAGGCGCGCAACAACCTGCGCGCCATGCGGCCCGGCGACCTGGCCCTGTTCTACCACTCGGTCAACGAGCGCAGCATCCCCGGCGTGGCGCGCATCGCCTCCGCTCCCTATGCCGACCCCAAGGCGCCGGACTGGACGGTGGTGGACGTCGAGCCCGTCCACGCCCTGAAAACGCCGGTGACGCTCGAGCGCATCAAGGCGGAACCGGCGCTGCGCGAGATGGTGCTGCTGCGGCAGTCGCGGCTGTCGGTGCAGCCGGTGCGCAAGGCGGAGTTCGACGCCATCGTGAAGATCGGCGGCCGGCAGCGTTGA
- the map gene encoding type I methionyl aminopeptidase translates to MTRKKRKRKDDRRPGASTLGPFEIEKMRAAGRFAGELLDLVEGQIRAGMSTADIDRLVDEATRARGAVSAPYRYHGFPAHCCTSVNDVVCHGIPDPERVLREGDIVNVDVTPILDGFHGDASRTFLIGEVSPKARQLVQDTYRALWRGISAVRPGATTGDIGHAIQSFVEPRGYSVVRQFSGHGIGRLFHTAPAILHYGKPGSGERLLPGMTFTIEPMINLGDWRCQVLRDGWTAVTVDGSLSAQFEHTLLVTERGVEVLTLGSHEQARIEPSPLAANVEPPLRVGAVV, encoded by the coding sequence ATGACGCGCAAGAAGCGCAAGCGGAAGGACGACCGACGCCCGGGCGCGTCGACCCTCGGGCCGTTCGAGATCGAGAAGATGCGCGCCGCCGGCCGCTTCGCGGGCGAGCTGCTCGACCTCGTCGAGGGGCAGATCCGGGCGGGCATGAGCACCGCCGACATCGACCGCCTGGTCGACGAGGCGACCCGGGCCCGCGGCGCGGTCAGCGCCCCGTATCGCTACCACGGCTTCCCGGCGCACTGCTGCACCTCGGTCAACGACGTCGTCTGCCACGGCATCCCCGATCCCGAACGGGTGCTGCGCGAGGGCGACATCGTCAACGTCGACGTCACCCCGATCCTCGATGGCTTCCACGGCGACGCGTCGCGCACCTTCCTGATCGGCGAGGTGTCGCCGAAAGCGCGCCAGCTCGTGCAGGATACCTACCGCGCGCTGTGGCGCGGCATCTCGGCGGTGCGGCCGGGCGCCACCACCGGCGACATCGGACACGCCATCCAGAGCTTCGTCGAGCCGCGCGGCTACTCGGTGGTGCGCCAGTTCTCGGGGCACGGCATCGGGCGTCTGTTCCACACCGCGCCGGCGATCCTGCACTACGGCAAGCCGGGGAGCGGCGAACGCCTGCTGCCGGGGATGACGTTCACCATCGAGCCGATGATCAACCTCGGCGACTGGCGCTGCCAGGTGCTGCGGGACGGCTGGACGGCGGTGACCGTCGACGGCTCGCTCTCGGCGCAGTTCGAGCACACGCTGCTGGTCACCGAGCGCGGCGTCGAGGTGCTCACCCTCGGCAGCCACGAGCAGGCGCGGATCGAGCCCAGCCCGCTGGCGGCCAACGTCGAGCCGCCGCTGCGCGTCGGCGCGGTCGTCTGA
- a CDS encoding TldE/PmbA family protein, whose translation MQTEFATIVEAIPPLLRGEEIYTCYFAGEESEFVRFNAGAVRQAGAVTQRTLSVDLIEGRRHAAGSLTLSGDPAGDRDRLAHLIGELRAMRAQLAEDPYLHYATEVRSSARRVAAALPAAADATAAIRSLARHGDLVGIYAAGAMHAGFANSFGQRNWDSSENFNLDWSFFHAADKAVKGAYAGITWDDGELARKAEASAEQMTVLRQPSRRIPPGRYRVYLAPAALWELMSVLGWGGFGLRAHRTKTTPLLKMIEEGVRLHPDVSLAEHTAEGIAPGFQDAGFIRPPRVSLIEGGSYRDCLVSPRSAIEYGVATNGASAGETPSSLEMAAGTLPLDRVLGELGTGIYVGNLWYLNFSDRAACRTTGMTRFATFWVEGGVIQSPIDVMRFDETVYRMLGERLIGLTAERELILDPGTYFQRSRDSARLPGALIDDFTLTL comes from the coding sequence ATGCAGACCGAGTTCGCCACCATCGTCGAGGCCATCCCGCCGCTGTTGCGCGGCGAGGAGATCTACACCTGTTACTTCGCCGGGGAGGAGTCGGAGTTCGTGCGCTTCAACGCCGGCGCGGTCCGCCAGGCGGGCGCGGTGACGCAGCGGACGCTCAGCGTCGACCTGATCGAGGGGCGGCGCCACGCCGCCGGTTCGCTGACCCTGAGCGGCGATCCCGCGGGCGACCGCGACCGGCTCGCCCACCTGATCGGCGAGCTGCGCGCCATGCGCGCGCAGCTCGCCGAGGACCCGTACCTGCACTACGCCACCGAGGTGCGTTCGAGCGCGCGACGGGTCGCCGCCGCGCTGCCCGCCGCGGCCGACGCCACGGCCGCGATCCGTTCCCTGGCGCGGCATGGCGATCTGGTCGGCATCTACGCCGCCGGCGCCATGCACGCCGGCTTCGCCAACTCCTTCGGGCAACGCAACTGGGACAGCAGCGAGAACTTCAACCTCGACTGGAGCTTCTTCCACGCCGCCGACAAGGCGGTGAAGGGCGCCTACGCGGGGATTACATGGGATGACGGGGAGTTGGCGCGCAAAGCTGAAGCGTCGGCGGAACAGATGACGGTGCTCCGGCAGCCGTCGCGGAGGATCCCGCCGGGCCGCTATCGGGTGTACCTGGCGCCGGCGGCGCTGTGGGAGTTGATGAGCGTTCTCGGTTGGGGCGGCTTCGGTCTGCGCGCCCACCGGACGAAGACGACGCCGCTGCTCAAGATGATCGAGGAAGGGGTCCGCCTGCACCCGGACGTGTCGCTGGCCGAGCACACCGCCGAAGGGATCGCGCCGGGCTTCCAGGACGCGGGGTTCATCCGTCCGCCGCGGGTGTCGTTGATCGAGGGCGGGTCGTATCGGGACTGCCTGGTGTCGCCGCGCTCGGCGATCGAGTACGGGGTGGCAACCAACGGCGCCTCGGCGGGGGAGACGCCGTCGTCGCTCGAGATGGCGGCGGGGACCCTGCCGCTCGACCGCGTGCTCGGCGAGCTCGGCACCGGCATCTACGTCGGCAACCTCTGGTACCTGAACTTCTCCGACCGCGCCGCGTGCCGGACCACCGGGATGACCCGCTTCGCGACCTTCTGGGTCGAGGGCGGGGTGATCCAGTCGCCGATCGACGTCATGCGCTTCGACGAGACCGTGTACCGCATGCTCGGCGAGCGCCTGATCGGTCTCACCGCCGAGCGCGAGCTGATCCTCGACCCGGGAACCTACTTCCAGCGCTCGCGCGACAGCGCCCGCCTGCCCGGGGCGCTGATCGACGACTTCACGCTCACCCTGTGA
- a CDS encoding acyl-CoA synthetase, with protein MSEYGFWNLAQRDPQHLALVEPDGRAWRAGELLAEANRLVHGLRALGLQQGDCVATCLPNGAAMIVTYLAAMQSGWYLTPINNHLTAGEVGYIVGDCEAKAFIGAERFAAICAGAAREAGLPESACYAVGTVPGFRSFASLVEGQSAELPGDRVAGQVMNYTSGTTGRPKGVRRPLAPYDPDAVCSMFAMFLGMFGIQPHADNVHLCGSPLYHTAVLVFAASSLHYGHTVVLMDKWTPELCLEAIQRHRVTTSHMVPTQFHRLLALPEEVKRRYDVSSLRHMVHAAAPCPVDVKRRMLEWWGPVIYEYYAASEGGGTLVTPEEWLRYPGTVGRAWPSSEIRIYDDAGNPCPVDAPGTVYMALGAADFKYHKDDGKTAANRRDGFFTVGDIGYLNADGYLFLCDRKIDMIISGGVNIYPTEVEAQLLQHPKIADAAVFGIPHEDWGEEVKAVVEPAPGVTPGPALAEEILAWCGEHIARYKAPRSIDFVDSMPRDPNGKLYKRKLRDPYWAGRERAI; from the coding sequence ATGTCAGAGTACGGATTCTGGAATCTCGCCCAGCGCGACCCCCAGCACCTGGCGCTGGTCGAGCCCGACGGGCGCGCGTGGCGCGCCGGCGAGCTGCTGGCCGAGGCCAACCGCCTGGTGCACGGGTTGCGGGCGCTCGGCCTGCAGCAGGGCGACTGCGTCGCCACCTGCCTGCCGAACGGCGCGGCGATGATCGTCACCTACCTCGCCGCCATGCAGTCGGGGTGGTACCTGACGCCGATCAACAACCACCTCACCGCCGGCGAGGTGGGCTACATCGTCGGCGACTGCGAGGCGAAGGCGTTCATCGGCGCCGAGCGTTTCGCCGCCATCTGCGCCGGCGCGGCGCGCGAGGCCGGGCTGCCGGAGAGCGCCTGCTACGCGGTCGGCACGGTGCCGGGCTTCCGGTCCTTCGCCAGCCTCGTCGAGGGGCAGTCGGCCGAGCTGCCGGGCGACCGCGTGGCCGGGCAGGTGATGAACTACACCTCGGGCACCACCGGGCGTCCGAAAGGGGTGCGGCGGCCGCTGGCGCCCTACGATCCCGACGCCGTCTGCTCGATGTTCGCGATGTTCCTCGGCATGTTCGGCATCCAGCCGCACGCCGACAACGTCCACCTCTGCGGCTCGCCGCTCTACCACACCGCGGTGCTGGTGTTCGCCGCCTCGTCGCTGCACTACGGCCACACCGTGGTGCTGATGGACAAGTGGACGCCGGAGCTGTGCCTGGAGGCGATCCAGCGCCATCGGGTCACCACCAGCCACATGGTGCCGACCCAGTTCCACCGCCTGCTGGCGCTGCCCGAGGAGGTGAAGCGCCGCTACGACGTGTCGTCGCTGCGCCACATGGTGCACGCCGCCGCGCCGTGTCCGGTGGACGTCAAGCGCCGCATGCTCGAGTGGTGGGGACCGGTGATCTACGAGTACTACGCCGCCAGCGAGGGCGGCGGCACGCTGGTGACGCCCGAGGAGTGGCTGCGCTACCCCGGCACCGTCGGCCGCGCCTGGCCGAGCTCGGAGATCCGCATCTACGACGACGCCGGCAATCCCTGTCCGGTCGACGCGCCGGGCACCGTGTACATGGCGCTCGGCGCCGCCGACTTCAAATACCACAAGGACGATGGCAAGACGGCGGCCAACCGGCGCGACGGCTTCTTCACCGTCGGCGACATCGGCTACCTGAACGCCGACGGCTACCTGTTCCTCTGCGATCGCAAGATCGACATGATCATCTCCGGCGGCGTGAACATCTATCCGACCGAGGTCGAGGCGCAGCTTCTCCAGCATCCGAAGATCGCCGACGCGGCCGTCTTCGGCATCCCGCACGAGGACTGGGGCGAGGAAGTGAAGGCGGTGGTCGAACCGGCGCCCGGTGTCACGCCGGGCCCGGCGCTCGCCGAGGAGATCCTCGCCTGGTGCGGCGAACACATCGCCCGCTACAAGGCGCCGCGCTCGATCGACTTCGTCGACAGCATGCCGCGCGATCCCAACGGCAAGCTGTACAAGCGCAAGCTGCGCGACCCGTACTGGGCGGGCAGGGAACGGGCGATCTGA